In Arthrobacter citreus, a single genomic region encodes these proteins:
- a CDS encoding PolC-type DNA polymerase III, with product MGQTREERFQLLLDQLQFPQEMRELYFKNGEIVNLEVNKSERKWQFIFKIENVLPFATFQVFVTSLLRTFKHIADVSVVIKTDNLTIEEQKVIDYWSFMIQSVESKSPILQHIEGAIPSVENNKVTINLNSLIEENTFTSRYVPQLQDLYQKVGFPKLFFENTILENVEEKAEFLEKKAEEDRKRAMEVLVELDKREAEEAEGDEPQGPLVVGYYIKETEINTISSIIEEEKRVVVQGYVFDSEVRELKSGRVLITFKMTDYTSSILVKMFSRDKEDIPMLNRIKKGMWLKVRGSVQNDTFVRDLVMMANDINEITPEERKDKAKEGERRIELHAHTHMSQMDSVVSAGDLVKQASKFGHEAIAITDHAVVQSFPEAFGTGKKLGVKILYGVEINLVNDGVPTAYNPSHVSLEEATYVVFDVETTGLSAVYDTIIELAAVKIHKGEIIDRFERFANPHHPLSATTIELTGITDEMVKDAPNVDVILREFKEWMGDDILVAHNASFDMGFIQMGFKKFDIGITNNGVIDTLELARNLYPDFKNFRLNTLCKKFDINLTQHHRAIYDAEATGFLLLKMLKDAAEQDMNYHDELNNNMGKGDAYKRARPSHATLLATNEVGLKNLFKIVSYSHLHYHHRVARVPRSLLVKHREGILVGSACDKGEVFEASVQKSPEEAEKLMEFYDYIEVMPPETLLHLIELELVRNEQHLREVISKLVKMAEKVEKIVVGTGNVHHLQKEDQIYRKILVGSQGGANPLNRHRLPDVHFRTTDEMLASFAFLGEEKAKEIVVTNTQKISSLIEDIKPIKDDLYTPKIEGAEDEVRDMSYQMARSIYGEQLPEIVEARLEKELKSIIGHGFAVIYLISHKLVKKSLDDGYLVGSRGSVGSSLVATMTEITEVNPLPPHYVCPNCKLSEFFNDGSVGSGFDLPNKDCPECGTAFKKDGHDIPFETFLGFKGDKVPDIDLNFSGEYQPTAHNYTKVLFGEDYVYRAGTIGTVADKTAYGYVRGYANDHNLTLRGAEYDRLAMGCTGVKRTTGQHPGGIIVVPDYMDIYDFSPIQFPADDVKSEWKTTHFDFHSIHDNLLKLDILGHDDPTVIRMLQDLSGIDPKTIPTDDPEVMKIFAGPEPLGVSEEQIGCKTGTYGIPEFGTKFVRQMLEDTKPSTFSELVQISGLSHGTDVWLGNASELINSGTCSLSEVIGCRDDIMVYLIYQGLDPSLAFKIMESVRKGKGVPPEWEEEMRNNKVPAWYIDSCKKIKYMFPKAHAAAYVLMAVRIAYFKVHHPILYYAAYFTVRAEDFDIEAMIAGPSTIKVKIEEIAIKGLDASVKERSLMTVLELALEMCERGFSFEKMDLYRSSSDEFLVNGNKLLPPFNSIPGLGTNAAKNIVTAREDGEFLSKEDLQQRSKISKTVLEYLDKQGCLQNLPDQNQLSLFDGF from the coding sequence ATGGGACAAACTCGAGAGGAACGTTTTCAGCTATTATTAGATCAACTTCAATTTCCTCAAGAAATGCGAGAACTGTATTTTAAAAACGGAGAAATCGTAAATCTTGAAGTAAATAAAAGTGAAAGAAAATGGCAGTTTATCTTTAAAATAGAAAATGTTTTACCTTTTGCAACGTTTCAAGTTTTTGTTACAAGTTTATTAAGGACGTTTAAACATATAGCAGATGTTTCAGTAGTTATTAAAACAGATAACCTAACTATTGAAGAACAAAAAGTAATCGATTATTGGTCATTTATGATTCAATCAGTTGAATCAAAATCTCCAATTTTACAACATATAGAAGGAGCAATACCTTCAGTTGAAAATAATAAAGTAACGATTAATTTAAATAGTCTAATTGAAGAAAATACATTTACAAGTAGATATGTACCTCAGCTTCAAGACTTATACCAAAAAGTAGGCTTTCCGAAATTATTTTTTGAGAATACGATTCTTGAAAATGTAGAAGAAAAAGCCGAGTTTCTTGAGAAAAAGGCTGAGGAAGATCGCAAAAGAGCGATGGAAGTACTTGTTGAATTAGATAAGAGAGAGGCAGAAGAGGCTGAGGGAGATGAACCACAAGGTCCTCTAGTTGTCGGTTATTATATTAAGGAAACAGAAATTAATACAATCTCGTCAATCATTGAAGAAGAAAAACGTGTTGTAGTCCAAGGTTATGTATTTGATTCTGAAGTACGTGAACTTAAAAGTGGCAGGGTCTTAATTACGTTTAAAATGACAGATTACACTAGCTCAATACTAGTGAAAATGTTCTCTAGAGACAAAGAAGATATCCCGATGTTAAATAGAATCAAAAAGGGTATGTGGTTAAAAGTAAGAGGATCAGTACAAAATGATACATTTGTACGTGATTTAGTGATGATGGCAAATGATATTAATGAGATTACTCCTGAAGAACGGAAGGATAAGGCAAAAGAAGGTGAGCGCAGAATCGAGTTACATGCACATACTCATATGAGCCAAATGGATTCTGTAGTTTCAGCAGGAGACTTAGTTAAGCAAGCAAGTAAGTTTGGACATGAGGCAATTGCCATCACGGATCATGCAGTTGTACAGTCCTTCCCAGAAGCATTTGGAACAGGTAAAAAACTTGGTGTGAAAATATTATATGGTGTTGAAATAAATCTAGTAAATGATGGTGTTCCAACAGCATATAATCCATCTCATGTTTCATTAGAGGAAGCAACCTATGTTGTATTTGACGTAGAGACAACTGGACTATCAGCGGTTTACGATACGATTATCGAATTAGCTGCTGTTAAGATTCATAAAGGTGAAATTATTGATCGATTTGAACGATTCGCAAATCCACATCACCCTTTAAGCGCAACTACAATCGAATTAACTGGAATTACAGACGAAATGGTTAAAGATGCTCCAAATGTAGATGTTATTCTTCGGGAATTTAAAGAGTGGATGGGTGACGATATACTTGTCGCACATAATGCATCATTTGATATGGGCTTTATTCAAATGGGCTTTAAAAAATTTGATATTGGTATTACGAATAACGGTGTAATTGATACGCTTGAGTTAGCTAGAAACTTGTATCCAGATTTTAAAAACTTCCGCTTAAATACACTATGTAAAAAATTCGATATTAACTTAACACAACATCATAGAGCGATTTATGATGCTGAAGCCACTGGTTTCTTGCTTCTAAAAATGCTTAAAGATGCAGCAGAGCAGGATATGAATTATCATGACGAGCTAAATAATAATATGGGGAAAGGCGATGCGTATAAACGAGCACGACCATCACATGCGACTTTACTTGCAACGAATGAGGTAGGTCTAAAAAACTTGTTTAAAATTGTTTCATATTCCCATCTTCATTATCATCATCGAGTTGCAAGGGTACCTAGATCATTATTAGTAAAACATCGTGAAGGAATATTAGTTGGATCTGCTTGTGATAAAGGTGAAGTTTTTGAGGCGAGTGTTCAAAAATCTCCTGAAGAAGCAGAAAAGCTAATGGAATTTTATGATTATATTGAAGTAATGCCACCAGAAACATTATTACATTTAATAGAATTAGAACTTGTTCGAAATGAACAACATTTAAGAGAAGTAATCTCAAAGCTAGTGAAAATGGCCGAAAAAGTAGAAAAAATTGTAGTTGGTACTGGTAACGTACATCACTTACAAAAAGAAGACCAAATTTATCGCAAAATTTTAGTTGGTTCTCAAGGCGGAGCAAATCCATTAAATCGACATCGCTTACCAGATGTTCATTTTAGAACAACTGATGAAATGCTAGCTTCTTTCGCATTTTTAGGAGAAGAAAAAGCAAAAGAGATCGTCGTTACAAATACTCAAAAAATTTCTAGTTTAATTGAAGATATTAAACCAATTAAAGATGACTTATATACTCCAAAAATTGAAGGCGCAGAAGATGAAGTTCGTGATATGAGCTATCAAATGGCAAGGTCTATTTATGGGGAGCAGTTACCTGAAATTGTAGAAGCGCGTCTTGAAAAAGAATTGAAAAGTATCATTGGGCATGGATTCGCCGTAATTTACTTGATTTCACATAAACTAGTAAAAAAATCTTTAGATGACGGTTACCTAGTAGGTTCAAGGGGATCTGTAGGATCATCACTAGTTGCGACGATGACAGAAATAACGGAAGTAAATCCACTTCCACCACATTATGTCTGTCCAAATTGTAAACTCTCAGAGTTCTTCAATGATGGATCTGTAGGATCGGGATTTGATTTACCTAATAAAGATTGTCCAGAATGTGGAACAGCATTTAAAAAAGATGGACATGATATTCCTTTCGAAACCTTCCTTGGATTTAAAGGGGATAAGGTTCCTGATATTGATTTGAATTTCAGCGGTGAATATCAACCAACTGCTCACAACTACACAAAAGTACTATTTGGTGAGGACTATGTGTATCGTGCAGGTACAATTGGTACCGTAGCTGATAAAACAGCTTACGGTTATGTAAGAGGCTATGCAAATGATCATAATCTGACTTTACGAGGGGCTGAATATGATCGCTTAGCGATGGGATGTACAGGTGTTAAAAGAACAACTGGTCAACATCCAGGGGGGATTATCGTTGTACCAGATTATATGGACATTTATGATTTTTCTCCAATTCAGTTCCCAGCCGATGATGTAAAGTCTGAATGGAAAACGACTCATTTTGATTTCCATTCAATCCATGATAATTTATTAAAACTTGATATTCTTGGCCACGATGATCCAACCGTTATCCGTATGCTTCAAGACTTAAGTGGAATTGATCCAAAAACAATTCCTACTGATGATCCTGAAGTAATGAAAATATTTGCGGGACCTGAGCCATTAGGTGTTTCAGAAGAACAGATTGGCTGTAAAACAGGTACTTATGGAATTCCTGAATTTGGAACAAAATTCGTGCGTCAAATGTTAGAAGATACGAAGCCATCTACATTTTCTGAACTAGTTCAAATATCAGGTCTATCACATGGTACCGATGTATGGTTAGGAAATGCGTCTGAGTTAATAAACAGCGGAACATGTTCTCTATCTGAAGTAATTGGTTGTCGTGATGACATTATGGTTTATTTAATTTATCAAGGATTAGATCCATCATTAGCATTTAAAATAATGGAATCTGTTCGTAAAGGTAAAGGTGTACCACCAGAGTGGGAAGAGGAAATGAGAAATAATAAGGTTCCTGCATGGTATATTGATTCTTGTAAAAAAATTAAGTACATGTTCCCGAAAGCGCATGCTGCTGCATACGTTTTGATGGCGGTACGAATTGCTTATTTCAAAGTACATCATCCAATTCTTTATTATGCTGCTTATTTTACAGTACGTGCAGAAGATTTTGATATTGAAGCAATGATCGCAGGTCCAAGTACGATCAAAGTAAAAATTGAAGAAATTGCCATAAAGGGATTAGATGCATCAGTTAAAGAAAGAAGTTTAATGACTGTACTTGAGTTAGCGTTAGAAATGTGTGAAAGAGGCTTTTCATTTGAAAAAATGGATTTATATCGATCAAGTTCCGATGAATTTTTAGTAAATGGTAATAAATTATTACCTCCATTCAATTCGATTCCAGGATTAGGGACAAATGCTGCTAAAAACATTGTAACAGCAAGAGAAGACGGTGAATTCCTTTCAAAAGAAGATTTACAACAAAGAAGTAAAATTTCTAAAACAGTATTAGAATATCTAGATAAACAAGGCTGTTTACAAAATTTACCAGATCAAAATCAATTATCACTATTCGATGGCTTTTAA
- a CDS encoding proline--tRNA ligase, with protein sequence MKQSIVYSPTLREVPSDADIKSHQLLLRAGFIRQNASGIYSFLPLGNKVLQKVANIVREEMNNAGAMEMLMPSMQAQELWEESGRWENFGPELMRLRDRHGRGFALGATHEEVVTSIIRDELKSYKKLPITLYQVQSKFRDEKRPRFGLLRGREFLMKDAYSFHATQESLDEVYDRLFTAYSNVFTRCGLNFRAVVADSGAMGGKDTHEFMVLSDIGEDTIAFSNESNYAANIEMAPIITNYEPSDEPLEEVQKVETPNQKTIDEVIEFLNLPIEKSIKSIIFKADENFVLVLARGDHEINDIKLKNYLGAHSVELASKEEVKELMNCEIGSLGPIGVKSDLLVLADQAIKGIVNGCCGANEEGYHYINVTVNRDYNVKDFVDLRFIQEGDLSPDGNGTISFAKGIEVGHVFKLGTKYSESMNATFLDENGKSNPIIMGCYGIGVSRTLAAIVEQYNDEKGIVWPKNLAPFDVHVITVNTKNEEQVTLADDIYKTLKEIGQDVLLDDRNERVGVKFADADLFGIPVRVVVGKKAAEGIVELKTRDGQVSKEVEISNLVNEINMLK encoded by the coding sequence TTGAAACAAAGTATAGTATATAGTCCAACTCTTCGTGAAGTACCATCAGATGCAGATATTAAAAGCCATCAATTATTATTAAGAGCTGGTTTTATTAGACAGAATGCATCTGGTATATATAGTTTTTTACCACTTGGGAATAAAGTTCTTCAAAAAGTAGCAAATATCGTTCGAGAAGAAATGAATAATGCAGGTGCGATGGAAATGTTAATGCCATCAATGCAAGCACAAGAATTATGGGAAGAATCAGGTCGTTGGGAAAATTTTGGACCAGAATTAATGCGTTTAAGAGATCGTCATGGTAGAGGATTTGCTCTAGGGGCAACTCATGAAGAAGTTGTTACTTCAATTATTCGCGATGAATTAAAATCGTATAAAAAGTTACCGATTACACTTTATCAAGTTCAATCTAAATTCCGTGATGAAAAACGTCCTCGATTTGGATTACTACGTGGTCGTGAGTTCTTAATGAAAGATGCCTATTCATTCCATGCGACTCAAGAGAGTTTAGATGAAGTGTATGATCGACTATTTACTGCTTATAGTAATGTATTTACACGCTGTGGTCTGAATTTCAGAGCGGTTGTAGCAGATTCAGGTGCAATGGGTGGTAAAGATACACATGAGTTTATGGTGTTATCTGACATCGGTGAAGATACGATTGCTTTTTCGAATGAATCTAACTATGCAGCAAATATTGAAATGGCTCCAATTATTACAAATTATGAACCATCAGACGAGCCGCTAGAAGAAGTTCAAAAAGTAGAAACGCCAAATCAAAAAACAATCGATGAAGTGATTGAATTCTTAAATTTACCGATTGAAAAAAGTATTAAATCAATTATTTTTAAAGCAGACGAAAATTTTGTTTTAGTTCTTGCTCGTGGTGATCACGAAATCAACGATATTAAATTGAAAAATTATTTAGGTGCACATTCGGTAGAGCTTGCTTCTAAAGAAGAAGTAAAAGAACTAATGAACTGTGAAATCGGATCATTAGGTCCTATCGGCGTGAAATCTGATTTATTAGTTTTAGCTGATCAAGCAATTAAAGGAATTGTAAATGGTTGCTGTGGAGCAAATGAAGAAGGTTACCACTACATTAACGTTACTGTAAATCGCGACTATAACGTTAAAGACTTTGTAGATTTAAGATTTATTCAAGAAGGTGACTTATCACCAGACGGTAATGGTACAATCTCATTTGCAAAAGGTATTGAGGTAGGTCATGTATTCAAATTAGGTACAAAATATTCTGAGTCTATGAATGCTACATTCTTAGATGAAAATGGTAAATCAAATCCAATCATTATGGGATGCTACGGAATCGGTGTATCTCGTACATTAGCTGCAATTGTAGAACAATATAATGATGAAAAAGGTATTGTCTGGCCTAAAAATCTTGCTCCATTCGATGTACATGTTATTACTGTAAATACAAAGAATGAAGAGCAAGTTACTCTAGCGGATGATATTTATAAAACATTAAAAGAAATTGGACAAGATGTATTACTAGATGATCGAAATGAACGCGTAGGCGTTAAGTTCGCAGATGCAGATCTTTTCGGTATTCCTGTACGTGTAGTAGTTGGTAAAAAGGCTGCAGAAGGAATTGTAGAATTAAAAACTAGAGATGGACAAGTTAGCAAAGAAGTAGAAATTTCTAACCTTGTGAATGAAATAAATATGTTAAAATAA
- the rseP gene encoding RIP metalloprotease RseP, with protein MNTVIAFIVIFGALVFFHELGHLYFAKRAGILCREFAIGFGPKVFSFYRNETTYTIRLLPLGGYVRYAGEDPEMVQVKPGSHIGLQFNSNNEVTKIVVDQFDRFQDLRFVEVDSIDLEHKLEIIGIEEGSEEVSKFNVNEKAFVYSEGQGHQIAPYNRQFNSKSVGKRAIAIFAGPMMNFVLALVIFILLGLLQGTPVNDAKIGKLLPKGAAQTAGLKEGDAVLSIDNHSVSKWAEVVKIVRESPGKELLFKVKRDNKTISLPVTPKSEEIDHKVNGLIGVYAPVEKNVFSSIKYGITETYGWTKEIVLAVGHLVTGQFSINNLSGPVGIYQVTDQAAHSGIFYLMKWAAFLSINLGIMNLLPLPALDGGRLTFFAIEALRGRPIDRQKEGVVHFIGFALLMLLMIIVTWNDIKRLFL; from the coding sequence ATGAATACAGTAATCGCGTTTATCGTAATTTTTGGCGCACTTGTATTTTTTCATGAACTAGGTCATCTATATTTTGCAAAACGTGCTGGTATATTATGTAGAGAATTTGCAATTGGATTTGGTCCAAAAGTTTTCTCGTTTTATCGAAATGAAACTACATATACAATAAGATTATTACCACTTGGTGGCTATGTTCGATATGCTGGAGAAGATCCGGAAATGGTACAAGTTAAGCCTGGATCACATATCGGATTACAATTTAATTCAAATAATGAAGTAACAAAGATTGTTGTTGATCAATTTGATCGTTTCCAAGACCTTCGTTTTGTTGAAGTAGATTCGATTGATTTAGAGCATAAGCTAGAAATCATTGGAATAGAAGAAGGTTCTGAAGAAGTTTCTAAATTCAATGTAAATGAAAAAGCGTTCGTTTATAGTGAAGGACAAGGTCATCAAATTGCACCGTATAACAGACAATTTAATAGTAAATCTGTTGGTAAAAGAGCGATTGCAATTTTTGCTGGTCCGATGATGAACTTTGTTTTAGCTTTAGTTATTTTCATCTTACTAGGTTTACTTCAAGGAACACCTGTTAACGATGCAAAAATCGGTAAGCTACTTCCAAAAGGTGCAGCGCAAACGGCTGGTCTAAAAGAAGGAGATGCGGTTTTATCAATTGATAATCATTCAGTTTCGAAATGGGCGGAAGTAGTTAAGATTGTAAGAGAAAGCCCGGGAAAAGAATTATTATTTAAAGTTAAACGAGATAACAAAACGATTTCGCTTCCAGTTACGCCAAAATCAGAAGAAATTGATCATAAAGTAAATGGCTTAATTGGTGTATATGCGCCAGTTGAGAAAAATGTTTTTTCTTCGATTAAATATGGAATAACTGAAACGTATGGTTGGACAAAAGAAATAGTTTTAGCAGTTGGTCATTTAGTTACTGGTCAATTCTCTATTAATAATCTTTCTGGTCCAGTTGGTATTTATCAAGTTACAGATCAAGCTGCACATTCAGGTATATTCTATTTAATGAAATGGGCAGCATTCTTAAGTATCAACCTTGGTATTATGAATTTATTACCACTACCAGCTCTTGATGGTGGTAGACTGACATTTTTTGCAATAGAAGCATTAAGAGGAAGACCGATTGATCGCCAAAAAGAAGGTGTTGTTCACTTTATCGGTTTTGCGCTATTAATGTTATTAATGATTATCGTAACTTGGAACGATATTAAAAGATTATTCTTATAA
- a CDS encoding 1-deoxy-D-xylulose-5-phosphate reductoisomerase, translated as MKKISLLGATGSIGIQTLDIIRNQSNDFELVACSAGRNIDELYKIILEFNPKLVSVASKEEAKRLAGLDIPSKTKILYGEEGLIEVAVHEDSTILVNAVVGSVGLVPTMKAIQSGKTIALANKETLVTAGHIVMAEAAKYGVSILPVDSEHSAIFQCLNGENPNEIHKLIITASGGSFRDKSRNQLKDVTIEDALNHPNWSMGAKITIDSATMMNKGLEVIEAHWLFNMPYEQIDVVLHRESVIHSMIEFKDGSVMAQLGTPDMRVPIAYALNYPERKPVANHKPLDLIKFGTLHFEKMDFNRFKCLDFAYHAGKIGGSLPTVLNAANEEAVAAFLQGKISFLQIENFIENALEKHNVISNPSLEEIRSIDDQTRQFVSSLLK; from the coding sequence ATGAAGAAAATCAGCTTACTCGGAGCAACTGGTTCAATCGGTATTCAAACACTTGATATAATTAGAAATCAATCGAATGATTTTGAATTAGTCGCATGTTCTGCCGGTAGAAATATTGACGAATTATATAAGATAATTTTAGAATTTAATCCAAAACTAGTTTCAGTTGCAAGTAAAGAAGAAGCAAAAAGACTAGCGGGGCTGGATATCCCTTCTAAGACGAAAATTTTATATGGCGAAGAAGGTCTAATCGAAGTTGCAGTCCACGAAGACAGTACAATTCTAGTAAATGCAGTCGTTGGAAGTGTTGGCTTAGTGCCTACAATGAAAGCAATCCAAAGTGGTAAAACAATCGCTCTAGCGAATAAAGAGACTTTAGTAACGGCTGGTCATATTGTAATGGCAGAAGCAGCAAAGTATGGTGTTTCAATCTTGCCAGTAGATAGTGAGCATTCGGCGATCTTCCAATGTTTAAATGGTGAAAACCCAAATGAAATACATAAATTAATCATCACAGCTTCCGGTGGTAGTTTTAGAGACAAGTCAAGAAATCAATTAAAAGATGTTACAATTGAAGATGCCCTAAATCATCCAAATTGGTCAATGGGTGCTAAAATTACGATTGACTCAGCTACAATGATGAATAAAGGTTTAGAAGTCATTGAAGCGCATTGGTTATTTAATATGCCATATGAACAAATTGATGTAGTATTACATAGAGAAAGTGTTATTCACTCTATGATTGAATTTAAAGACGGTAGTGTAATGGCACAATTAGGAACACCTGATATGAGAGTCCCTATCGCTTATGCACTAAACTATCCTGAAAGAAAACCAGTAGCAAATCATAAACCATTAGATTTAATTAAATTTGGGACACTTCATTTTGAAAAAATGGATTTTAACAGGTTTAAATGTTTGGATTTTGCTTATCATGCTGGAAAAATAGGTGGTAGTTTACCAACAGTGTTAAATGCGGCAAATGAAGAAGCAGTAGCTGCTTTTCTTCAGGGAAAAATATCATTCTTACAAATTGAGAATTTTATAGAAAATGCTCTTGAAAAACACAATGTAATAAGTAATCCTTCATTGGAAGAAATTCGTAGCATTGATGATCAAACAAGACAATTCGTTTCATCACTATTAAAGTAA
- a CDS encoding phosphatidate cytidylyltransferase — MKQRIITGVIAGALFLGLVIFGKWPFGILVFALGTIGYFELIKMKKFNLSSAQTVLGLILTLVSIIPNDLSNKIFPDQIGKTEISIVLILLLLSYTVITKNTFTFEDASFIVLSSLYVGFGFHYMYEMRNMGIAYFFFPLFVIWATDSGAYFIGKAMGKTKLWPDISPNKTIEGSIGGIICAIVVAVILSIMLTLNHNILYLVLIAVLVSIFGQLGDLVQSAYKRHYGVKDSGNLLPGHGGILDRFDSIIFTLPIVYLLFTL; from the coding sequence TTGAAACAGCGTATTATAACAGGAGTTATAGCTGGAGCATTATTTTTAGGATTAGTAATATTTGGTAAATGGCCGTTTGGGATACTTGTATTTGCTTTAGGCACAATCGGCTATTTTGAATTAATAAAAATGAAAAAGTTTAATTTATCTAGTGCACAAACGGTACTAGGATTAATTTTAACATTGGTTTCTATCATACCGAATGATCTGTCAAATAAGATATTTCCAGATCAAATTGGTAAAACTGAAATTTCTATTGTATTAATCCTCTTACTTTTATCATATACGGTAATTACAAAGAATACATTTACTTTTGAAGATGCTTCTTTCATAGTATTAAGTAGTTTATATGTTGGTTTTGGTTTTCATTATATGTACGAAATGAGAAATATGGGGATTGCTTACTTTTTCTTCCCATTATTCGTCATATGGGCAACTGATTCGGGTGCATATTTTATTGGTAAAGCAATGGGTAAAACAAAACTTTGGCCAGATATTAGTCCAAATAAAACGATTGAAGGTTCAATAGGTGGAATTATTTGTGCCATAGTTGTTGCAGTAATTTTATCGATTATGTTAACTTTAAATCATAATATACTATATTTAGTACTAATAGCCGTTTTAGTATCGATTTTTGGTCAATTAGGTGATCTTGTTCAATCTGCATATAAAAGACATTACGGTGTAAAGGACTCAGGAAACCTGTTACCTGGTCATGGTGGGATTTTAGACAGATTTGATAGTATCATTTTCACATTGCCAATCGTCTATTTATTATTTACGTTATAG
- a CDS encoding isoprenyl transferase, protein MFKLISFFKRNKVEKNVPPSSQLNGVDGVIPEHVAIIMDGNGRWAQKRSLPRVKGHYEGMKVVRKIARTASNLGIKTLTLYAFSTENWKRPKTEVEFLMKLPQEFLGTFLPELIEENVQVRLTGNKEQLPSYTTEAILKAVEETKDNTGMVLNFALNYGSRDEIINAVKKISSDVSDNKINKEEINDELFNSYLMTSDFKDPDLLIRTSGELRISNFMLWQIAYSELYFTDVLWPDFTEGSLIEAVKEYQNRARRYGGI, encoded by the coding sequence ATGTTTAAATTAATTTCTTTTTTTAAAAGAAATAAGGTAGAGAAAAATGTACCTCCAAGTTCGCAATTAAATGGGGTCGATGGAGTAATTCCTGAGCATGTTGCTATAATAATGGATGGTAATGGTAGATGGGCACAAAAGAGAAGTTTACCAAGAGTAAAGGGTCACTACGAGGGAATGAAAGTAGTTCGAAAAATCGCAAGAACTGCAAGTAATTTAGGAATTAAGACTTTAACTCTATATGCTTTTTCAACTGAAAACTGGAAAAGACCAAAAACTGAAGTAGAATTCTTAATGAAGTTGCCACAAGAATTTCTAGGTACATTTTTACCTGAATTAATCGAGGAAAATGTACAAGTAAGACTAACTGGAAATAAAGAGCAATTACCAAGCTATACAACCGAAGCAATTTTAAAGGCCGTTGAGGAAACAAAGGATAATACAGGTATGGTATTAAACTTTGCTCTAAATTATGGATCTAGAGATGAAATAATAAATGCAGTTAAAAAGATTTCTTCAGATGTATCGGATAATAAAATAAATAAAGAAGAAATTAATGATGAATTGTTTAATTCGTATTTAATGACGAGTGATTTTAAAGATCCAGATTTGTTAATTAGAACTAGTGGGGAATTAAGAATTAGTAATTTTATGCTTTGGCAGATTGCTTATTCTGAACTATATTTTACTGATGTATTATGGCCAGATTTTACTGAAGGATCTTTAATTGAAGCAGTGAAAGAATATCAAAATCGTGCAAGAAGATATGGTGGTATTTAA
- the frr gene encoding ribosome recycling factor, translating to MSNQIISLAKEKMTKAVSAYTRELATVRAGRANPAILDRVLVEYYGAPTPLNQMANISVPEARLLLITPYDKTVINDMDKAIQKADLGLNPSNDGNVIRITFPPLTEERRRDLVKSVKKLAEDAKVAVRNIRRDANDDLKKAEKNGDITEDELRGLVEDIQKQTDSHIEKIDGISKDKEKEIMEV from the coding sequence ATGTCTAATCAAATCATCTCTTTAGCAAAAGAAAAAATGACTAAAGCTGTTTCAGCTTACACAAGAGAATTAGCGACTGTTCGTGCTGGTCGTGCAAATCCAGCTATTTTAGATAGAGTTTTAGTTGAATACTATGGTGCTCCAACACCACTTAACCAAATGGCAAATATTTCAGTGCCAGAGGCAAGATTATTATTAATTACTCCTTATGATAAAACTGTAATTAACGATATGGATAAAGCAATTCAAAAAGCTGACTTAGGTTTAAATCCTTCAAATGACGGAAATGTAATCAGAATAACATTCCCACCATTAACTGAAGAGCGTCGCCGCGATTTAGTTAAAAGTGTAAAGAAATTAGCAGAAGATGCTAAAGTTGCAGTTCGTAACATTCGCCGTGATGCAAATGATGATTTAAAGAAAGCAGAAAAAAATGGCGATATTACTGAAGATGAATTACGTGGTCTTGTAGAAGACATTCAAAAACAAACAGATTCACATATCGAAAAAATCGATGGAATCTCAAAAGATAAAGAAAAAGAGATAATGGAAGTTTAA